One Rosa chinensis cultivar Old Blush chromosome 3, RchiOBHm-V2, whole genome shotgun sequence DNA window includes the following coding sequences:
- the LOC112192806 gene encoding uncharacterized protein LOC112192806 isoform X1, producing the protein MKTSKAQQRNKLGRYSGSPSLLYLCSLIDQGTEARLVSLVLAICQCLDWDNSSNGIVLLWPPRHHSYIYKFVFIYIIVTYIIMDGDLVCPEKMGRSVEVGV; encoded by the exons ATGAAAACTTCCAAGGCACAGCAGCGGAACAAATTGGGACGGTATTCTGGTTCTCCTTCTCTACTCTACTTGTGTTCACTTATA GATCAAGGAACAGAAGCTAGGTTGGTTAGTTTGGTTCTGGCTATTTGTCAATGCCTTGACTGG GATAACAGCAGCAATGGAATTGTTTTACTATGGCCTCCGAGACACCACAGCTACATATACAAATTTGTTTTTATCTATATT ATTGTAACCTATATAATAATGGATGGAGACTTGGTTTGCCCTGAAAAGATGGGAAGATCTGTAGAG GTTGGAGTATGA
- the LOC112192806 gene encoding uncharacterized protein LOC112192806 isoform X2: MKTSKAQQRNKLGRIKEQKLGWLVWFWLFVNALTGITAAMELFYYGLRDTTATYTNLFLSILLIVTYIIMDGDLVCPEKMGRSVEVGV, from the exons ATGAAAACTTCCAAGGCACAGCAGCGGAACAAATTGGGACG GATCAAGGAACAGAAGCTAGGTTGGTTAGTTTGGTTCTGGCTATTTGTCAATGCCTTGACTGG GATAACAGCAGCAATGGAATTGTTTTACTATGGCCTCCGAGACACCACAGCTACATATACAAATTTGTTTTTATCTATATTGTTG ATTGTAACCTATATAATAATGGATGGAGACTTGGTTTGCCCTGAAAAGATGGGAAGATCTGTAGAG GTTGGAGTATGA
- the LOC112192805 gene encoding probable 2-oxoglutarate-dependent dioxygenase SLC1, with the protein MSPAMAGFTTENEESQYQNGVKCLHENGISKVPSKYILPVLERPGITNHEQANVTKNNLKLPIIDFQELQGPNRPQVLQSLANACEQYGFFQLVNHDIPSDVISNMIEVGTKFFELPFEERAKYMSSDMRAPVRYGTSFNQNKDKVFCWRDFLKLLCHPLPDVLPHWPSSPVDIRNLAATYAKETKYLFLMLMEAIFESLGLVDSSAAKKKTTEEDEVLKEFEDGSQLMVVNCYPPCPEPDLTLGMPPHSDYGFLTLLLQDEVEGLQIQFQDKWVTVEPIANSFVVNVGDHLEIFSNGKYKSVLHRVLVNSRKDRISVASLHSLPFMRPVGPSPKLVDESNPRRYKETDFANFLEYISSREHNKKNFLESRKLT; encoded by the exons ATGTCTCCAGCAATGGCAGGTTTTACAACTGAGAATGAGGAGAGCCAGTACCAGAATGGAGTGAAGTGCTTGCATGAGAATGGAATAAGCAAAGTTCCAAGCAAGTACATACTGCCCGTATTGGAGCGACCCGGTATTACAAATCACGAGCAAGCAAATGTAACCAAGAATAATCTTAAGCTCCCCATCATTGACTTCCAAGAATTGCAGGGTCCCAATAGACCCCAAGTCCTTCAGTCCCTCGCCAATGCTTGTGAACAATACGGCTTCTTTCAG CTGGTAAACCATGACATTCCAAGCGATGTTATAAGCAATATGATCGAAGTGGGCACAAAGTTCTTTGAGCTACCGTTTGAGGAGAGAGCCAAGTACATGTCCTCGGATATGCGAGCTCCAGTTCGGTATGGAACTAGCTTTAACCAGAACAAGGATAAGGTGTTTTGTTGGAGGGACTTCTTGAAGCTATTGTGCCATCCCCTACCAGACGTTCTTCCTCACTGGCCTTCTTCACCTGTCGACATAAG GAATTTGGCGGCTACCTACGCAAAAGAAACCAAATACTTATTCCTAATGCTAATGGAGGCCATATTTGAGAGCTTAGGACTTGTGGATTCATCAGCTGCCAAGAAGAAAACGACAGAAGAAGATGAGGTGTTGAAAGAATTCGAAGATGGAAGCCAGCTAATGGTTGTCAATTGCTACCCGCCATGCCCAGAACCTGATCTAACCCTAGGGATGCCTCCTCACTCTGACTATGGATTCCTCACACTTCTTCTCCAAGATGAGGTAGAAGgacttcaaattcaattccaagataAATGGGTTACCGTTGAACCAATAGCCAACTCTTTCGTGGTCAACGTTGGTGATCATCTTGAG ATATTTAGCAACGGAAAATACAAGAGTGTTCTACACAGAGTCCTGGTGAACTCTAGAAAAGATAGGATTTCGGTGGCTTCTCTGCACAGTCTTCCTTTCATGCGCCCCGTTGGCCCATCACCAAAACTTGTGGATGAATCAAATCCAAGGCGATACAAAGAAACCGATTTTGCCAATTTTCTAGAGTATATTTCATCCCGTGAGCATAATAAGAAGAATTTCCTCGAGTCCAGGAAATTGACTTGA